One genomic region from Phragmites australis chromosome 1, lpPhrAust1.1, whole genome shotgun sequence encodes:
- the LOC133923405 gene encoding uncharacterized protein LOC133923405 has translation MERPSSLEAELAAKSSRIADLEARVSLLEAENARLRKAMVKVGAEDHIGEQDPIFGRLEESLVGNKQEAVEMVGGAVACGVIEVSDSEEGMAVEANSGRNLEEGVVAVPTPRKRAVRVVSGESEDEDDLEDAEGGSGSDKNSVDLEDDDVSIKTRGKKRATARMITSDSEDEDVSGAGRGSGKDEGGTLSRKRVLRGVTESENEDGDEGVHVAPSRVAATQIQSGEEDEGDRIPICQVLKKMRKERVSDDELGEPKGCSTPATRRSARLVKNQSKMGRAARRALDFVEPKEYEGSEDDMEEGNDMDEFINDEDSSENASDSAEESCPGPEVSSASSLNEESSPEPEESDSEINYEDVIACIGRKKKSNDWRFEGEMLTAFHEHPELCLKAVCALYRKQTKDEQLDKSTFIHNKQGFNQIHARRASCIAEFLLDGDPYGPLKKTVRDLEAYDCYALEFCRMVASHYSKQLFAIYQNKEDPYFLP, from the exons ATGGAGAGGCCCTCTTCCCTTGaggccgagctcgccgccaagTCCTCCCGCATCGCGGACCTCGAGGCTAGGGTCTCGCTCCTCGAAGCCGAGAACGCGCGCTTGAGGAAGGCCATGGTCAAGGTAGGAGCAGAGGATCATATAGGCGAACAAGATCCAATATTTGGTCGATTGGAGGAGAGTTTGGTCGGAAACAAGCAAGAAGCAGTCGAGATGGTGGGCGGGGCCGTGGCCTGCGGTGTTATTGAGGTCAGTGACAGCGAGGAGGGCATGGCCGTCGAAGCCAACAGTGGGAGAAACCTGGAGGAGGGCGTTGTTGCCGTCCCGACTCCTCGGAAGCGTGCGGTGCGGGTGGTGAGCGGAGAGAGCGAGGATGAAGACGATTTGGAGGACgctgagggaggcagtggaAGCGACAAGAACAGTGTGGATCTGGAGGATGATGATGTTTCGATCAAGACGCGGGGTAAGAAGCGTGCGACAGCACGGATGATCACCAGCGatagtgaggatgaggatgtgAGCGGGGCTGGGCGTGGGAGTGGCAAGGATGAGGGTGGTACTCTCAGTAGGAAGCGTGTGTTGCGTGGAGTGACTGAAAGCGAGAATGAGGACGGCGATGAGGGGGTTCATGTGGCTCCTTCACGTGTAGCTGCGACACAGATTCAGagtggggaggaggacgagggtGATAGGATTCCCATttgtcaagtgctcaagaagatgaggaaagagagggtgagtgatgatgaattgGGTGAGCCAAAAGGGTGTTCTACTCCCGCAACAAGGCGCTCGGCTCGCTTGGTTAAAAATCAGTCCAAAATGGGGCGAGCCGCACGCCGGGCTCTCGACTTTGTTGAACCCAAGGAATATGAAGGGAGTGAAGAtgatatggaagaaggcaatGATATGGATGAGTTCATAAATGATGAGGATTCTTCAGAAAATGCCAGTGATTCTGCCGAAGAATCCTGTCCTGGACCAGAAGTGTCTAGTGCATCTTCTCTGAATGAAGAATCCTCTCCAGAACCAGAAGAGTCTGATAGTGAGATAAATTATGAAGATGTTATAGCTTGCATAGGCCGTAAAAAGAAATCTAATGATTGGAGATTTGAGGGAGAAATGCTAACAGCATTTCATGAACACCCTGAGCTTTGTTTGAAAGCTGTTTGTGCCCTCTATCGGAAGCAAACCAAGGATGAGCAGTTGGACAAGTCCACTTTTATTCATAACAAACAGGGGTTTAACCAGATACATGCCCGAAG GGCATCTTGCATTGCGGAGTTTCTTCTGGATGGTGATCCATATGGTCCACTTAAGAAGACAGTCCGTGATTTGGAAGCGTATGATTGTTATGCTCTTGAGTTCTGTCGCATGGTGGCTTCACATTACTCAAAACAACTGTTTGCAATTTATCAGAACAAGGAGGACCCCTACTTTCTTCCATAG